Genomic segment of Umezawaea sp. Da 62-37:
CACGGCCTGCTCGCCTTGTTTGCGCAACAGCGTGAACGCCGTCTCCTGATCCAGCTCCGACTGGAATTCCCGATCGCTGACCACAGTCGCGGTTCTGTCGAGCTTGTGCAATATTCGCAGCAGCATCTGCTGCTCGAAATCGAGGTCGAAGACGTCCTCGGACACCTGACCGTCCTGGTCGACGGCCCGCGTCCCCTCCAGGTCCAACGGTGAGACACCGTCTGGCAGCAGGACGGCCAGATCCCCTGTGAGCGCGCGTCGGAAGTCCCCGAACGACAATGGGCTGCCCGGACCGCGAGCCGCCTGCATCGCGCCGTGACACTCCATCAAGATTTCCAGGCGTTTCTCGGGCTTCGCCTCCGGCGCGGTCAGCGCCTTCGCCGCACGCAGGGCTGACCGGGTCACCAGATATCGGACCCGGACATCATCGAGTGCTTGTGCGCCGTCGTCCATGAAACTCGTCACGGCCGGGGAGCATAGATGACCCCTCCGACAATTCCTGAGACCGCAAAAATAGGGATTTTGTGTTTACGGTTTTCCGTCCGCGATGTCATCCAGGCCGGCGGTGGCGATATGCGAATAAAGTTCGCGATAGATGGGGAGGTATTCCGCGACATGACGTCGGCCCAGCCGGGTCAAGCGCCACCGGTACTCGGCGACGTGCGTTCCACCGGGCGCCATGACGGGCACCGAGTCCACCAGGCCGCGACTCGGCCGGCCCCCGGCCTTGCCGCGGTACCCGACACCGATGAAGAACAGCGAACGGCCGGCCAACCGGTCGTCCTCCAGCCCGGCAGGCTCGGCAGCCGCGACGCGCGCCACGACCCCCCAAAGCCACTCCGACAGTAGATGCGCCGCAGGACCCGGATCACGCGGTTCACCCAGCCCTGCCCTGGCGGCCGACCGGCCACGGCGCGTGATCTCCACCAGCACTCGCCCGATCGTGCCGACAGCGGGGTGTTCGACCGAGTCCTCGGTGATCGCCACCAAGCCCCGTCGCTCCAGTGCGTGCACCGTCGGTCCGGTACCGGGGTCGTGCACATCATGTCGACGCAGCCGCTCCTGCAGTCGGGTGTACCCGACCACCGACGGTGGGGCCTGCAGCGTCAACGGCAAGGCCCGCCACTGCGCCGCCTTCTGCGAGGGCAGCCGCTGGACCCGCCGCATCCACATTTCGGTCTCCCTCATGCGGTCCTCCCGCATGATCTCGCCGAGGTAGACCTGTTGGCGCTCGTTCAATGACTCCCAGGTCGCCAACGCCTTTCCGGACGCCTCCGGCTTCCGTTGTGTCGCCAGGATCGGGGCCTGCTCGCCGGGGCGAGTACGCATCCATGCGTCCATGATCATCCGCACCGGAACCCTGTACGCCTTGGCCAGCGGAGCGACAAGCCTCCCTGTCACCTCAGGCTTCTGCCAGTGCCGTCCGCGGACCGGTCGCCCGTTCTCCAACGCCGAAATCTTGGACGCGGATACGCACAGTTCCCGTCCTGCGGGCGATGCTCGCAGCAACTCCGTGACCCGCTCCAGGGTCAGTCCTGCCGCATATCTCAGATCGACGAGCGTCTCCTGCCCACGAACGGCACCCGTGAGCACTTCCGCTTCGCAGTCCAGCGCCGCCGCCAACCGCTCAAGGCGCGACGGCGTGGGGGTATGCCGGCCCTCCTCGTAGAAGAAGATCATCCTGGCCGAGACCCCGACTCTCTCGGCCAACTCCTCACGCGTAAGCCCTGACTCGACACGCCGCGCTACAAGCCGTGATGAGTCGATCCCACGCAAGGGAAGAGGCATGCTTGCATACAAGTCGACTGAAGACTTCATCGCAACCGTAGTTTCCGACGACGATGTCTCAACGTGGCGTCGCAGCTCGGTTGCGCATGAACTTGGGCCGTGGTGGACCGGTTGTTATTGCGGTTGGTGCCAGATGAGCTACAGGTGTTGGGCGAGTCGCTGATCCTGAATTTCAGCGGCATCCGTAGGGCCTGGTCGACGATCTGGGCGGAGCTACTTACGAGCGTCTACGCGTCGATCAGTAGGTATGAGTACCTGGAGCTGCCGCCGGTGGCCAGCCTGCTACTGCCCTATACCTCCTGTGAGGCCAAAGCGGATCGTTCAAGTTCGCTGGCCGAACTCCGCGATCTCACTGCTAACCCGCCTCGATGGAGCGGTGAGATGGCTGCGCACATCAGTGACGACCTTGGGTATCCGTGCCGCACGGCCAGCGCGGGAACTGGATGGCGCATGTGCGCGGCGAGCTGCCAGGCGGTACGGAGTCCACGCCGACGAACCACATGGTGAAGTGGTCGCCCGGCCGACCTTTCCGGCGCGGGCACCCCGGCGACCGCAAGCGTTCGCAGGGCACGAACGCGAGCGTGTCCGCCACCGCGCCTCGCATCCCAACCTCGCTGCACCTGAGCACGTCATGGAAGTCGGTGTGGGTTGCCTCGGATGCCGCAGATGCTGGCGGGGTCCTCGTAGGGGGTGTCGCGCCGGAAAATCATCACGTCCCCTCGGCATCGGGTCTGTGAGCGATCTTCCTGTCCTTGTTTGGCGACACGTTGAAGATCGAGGTGCGGCCGCTGATGAGACGCAGGTGCAGATGCAGATGTGTCAAACTGTTCGTGAGTGGCAGCCTCGACCAGGTGGAAGGGTGTGCAAGGCTCATGACTACGGCCCGCAGGCTCGACAACTACACCCTGGCGGACTGGGAGAGTCTGGACCCGCAGGAGGGGCATCGTGTCGAGTTGGTCGACGGACGTTTCGTCGTGAACGCGGCACCGGCGTGGAAGCACCAACGCGTAGCTGACCGGCTCTGCCGTCTTCTCGACGACGCCGTGTTCGCCGACGGTATGGAGGCCGCCACCGCCGTAGGCGTCCGTGTTCGCGATGGTCTGGGCTACGTACCCGACATCGTGGTGTCCACCGAACGGGTGGAAACCGCCACTGTGAGCGCGGATACCATCGCGTTGGCTGTGGAAGTGGTCAGTCCCTCGACCAAGAAAACCGACCGGCTGGAGAAGCCCGCAGCCTACGCAGGCGCCGGTGTCCCCAGGTACTGGCGAATCGAGATCAACGACGCTCATGTGACCGTGTACTGCTACCGGCTCGACGGTCAAACCTATGTCGAGGACGTCGTGCTCGACACCGGGGCAACCGGCACCGTCGCGGTGACCGGCACTGCGTCGATCACCTTCGATCCCGCGGATCTCAACGGTGTCCGCAAACGCTGATCTATCTCAGACATCCGCTCGAGTCGGCCACACGTGGACCCGCAGTCACGCTGGACTGGTCAGTGCGGTGCTGGGTGCCGCGAGCGCCTTACGGCTCGCGGCTGTCGGGGACGAACACGCCGAACCATGGGGTGCGTGATGAAGGCATATGGCGTCGACACCACGCAGCGCGTCGTCGACGAGCTTGAGGTGCTGTTTGAGTGGCGAGCTTCCGTCATGCCGCCTTGGAGTTCACGTACGAAGCGCTTTCGCTTGCTATTCCTCTGATGCCAGTCTTTAAAATTGACGTCAAGGTTCGGTAAGCAGAGCCTCAAAAGTTAGCGATTTTGATCGTACTTGCTGGTCGATACGCATCCGACGGCTATGGCTGGTGGCTCGGAGCAAAAGGCCAGCTCTGGCGGGCGAGCTTGATCGCCGAGTAGGAGATCGGTGCTTACCGTGCGCGCGAAGCGCATGCTGTTGCGCGGGACGTTGTAGTTGGTGAAGGTGCGAGTTGGGTTCGTATTCTGTTTTAATGGTCAAGTTTGCTGTCAAAATAGTCGGCGAATATCTAACCACACAATCTCTGTCTACGGTCCTATTAGGCAGGGATGAGGAGGGGATTGAGAGGGTCTTTCGGACACTCAGATGCGGGATGAATCCCGTGTTCAGGTGAACGCGGTAAGTCATAGGCAGACCGTAGCAGGACCTTCGGTTCAAGCCAAACACGGGATAGATCCCGTGCTTGCTCGTGTGGTGCGGACGCTTGCTGAGGCGAATCGAGCTCCGTTTTGACTGAACAGGTTTCGCTGAATCATGCGACACCGCATGTTCTTGCCGGGAGGTAAGGCAGTCGATAGTCAGGATGTGCTGTCGGCTAGCTTGGTGACACGAGCCGCTTTTATGGCCTACTCCAGGACTTCGTCGGTTCATTTCCGAGATGTCGTCGAAGCCCGCAGCGCCAGCGATTCCGACACTGCGGTCGGCCGCTGCCCGTAGCGCACCCAGCGCGAGATCGTCGGTGGTCGTGGGATGACAGTATTCGTAGTGAGGACGGTCGAGGCGTCAACCAACTCGACACGAGGTAGCTCGAATGGCCGCGTATCAGGATCGTCATGAGAGCCTGCTGGTCGAGTTGAACGCCGTTGGTGTTCTGGAGTGGTCACGCGGTGATCGGCGGCTCCCACGTCCAGATACTTAAGGGCAGCCCAGACCTGGGATGAGACCGGTCGGCCGCGCCAGGACGGGCTTGAAACACTACGGCCGGCCACCCGCTCGGCCGAGCGGGTGACGGCAGGGCACGGAGTGGTGAGTGCTGGCCTGACGTGTTAACAGGTTGTGCAGCACCTGCGACGTCACTGCCATGACAAGCGGCAGGCTGTGGGTGGTGGTTGCGCTGGTCTTCGTGGTGGGCGCGGTCTTCCTGCTGTCTTCCGATGTCGCCGATTCCGGCTCTTCGGTCGCGGCGGCTCCGTCCTCCACGATGCCCGTGTCAGCTTCATTGGACCCTGCCGACGCCGCACGCCTCGCGGACGAGGTCGTCAGCGGTGATGAGAGGCGGGTGCGCGAGGTCGTTGCGCTGCCGTCAGAGCAGGAGTTGGATCCGGCCGCGATAGCCGGGTTGGCGGCGATGGGCCCGTTGGCGTTTGACCTGGGGACTTTCCGCGACCGCGGTGACGGTCGGGCGGAGGTCGTTGCTCGTGACGGTGCGCAGATGCGGTGGCTCGTCGGATTACTGGTGGTCGGTGGGCAGTGGCGGATCGAGTTGGCGGAGCCCGCGTCGTGAGCCGGGTGGTTCGTGTCCTATTGGTCGTGCTGCTGATCGCCGTCGGTCCGACGCCAGTCGTTATTGCCGAAGCAGAGGAGTGCGAGTCGCCGCAGACTGTGGTGGTCCCCAAAGGCGGCTGGTCGGCTGCCCGGCGCCCGGTCGTGCTGGTGCACGGCTGGATCGGCGGCCCTATGACCACGGTGGCGCATAATTTGGAGGGCACGCGGATCGGCGACGAGATCAGCACGTTCACCTTCGACTATGGACGTCTTTCGGCGCACTGGGTGTCCGACATCGGCATCGCCGCCTGCCTGGCGGCCTATGTCAACACCGTGTCGAAGCAGTACGGATCCGCCGGTGCGGGTGGTGACGGTAAGGTCGTTGTCGTCGCTCACTCCATGGGTGGTCTGGCCGTGCGCTATGCGACCGATCCGATTCTGGTGACCGATCCGGTGAAGGCCGGTGTTCTCGCTCATATTGTCATGATCGGCACCCCGCACTTGGGTAGTCCCTTGGGCGGGACTCCGCTCGCGTGGGCGTTGGAGCAGAAGTTCCTACTGGATGACCGGACACATGTTGCGCCGCTTCCGGCGATGAGTGCCGCCCGCTGCCTGGCCCCGCACGACAAGGGTGCTGCGTTGCCCGCTGGGTGCGACCTGCGGCCGCCGTACCTGCCCCCGTACTTGCCCACGGGTGTGCCCCTGACTCAGGTCGCTGGCGACGTCACCGTGGATCGCAAGCTGTTTGGCCACACCCTGTACTCCGTTCCGCTGTTCACCGATGGCTCGGTACCCGTCATCTCCGCGCATGGGTATCAGACCTCCGGCGAACGCGGCGTGGAGCCTGCGAACCAGTCGGAACGCCAATACCGCACGGATGCCTGCCGGATCGACTTTGACTTGCTCACCCCGGCCACCATCGGCGTGGGCGTCGGTACGACCGTGTTGTTCGACTACCTGACCTTGGCCGCTGTCAAGCTTGGCGTGCCGACCCCGGAAGTGCTGGCGCTGTGGTTGGCCGCGGGTGTCTTCGCGACCTGCGGGCACAACAACCTGCCAGCCGATCCGCCGGTGCTCGAGTTGATCGCCGATGCCGTCGAGTCAGTTCCCGTGGCGGATCCGCATGAGGTCCGTTTCGACGGCATCGGCGCCTATACCCTCGCTCTGACCGGCAAGGACCTGCTCGCTGAGGGCTTCGTCGACCGGGGCAACCTGTACGGTGGTTCGGCCTGTGTTAGCTACGTTAAGGACGGCCAGGCGATCCGCTTCAGCGTCGAACCGGCTACCGGTCGCGTCCTGGCCATCAAGGCAGGTGGGGACCGCGCCCTGCACACCCGTATCGGCGGCATCCACGTCGGTTCGACCCTGGCCGAGGTGCGAGCCGCGTTTCGCGGGTCCACCTTCGACGAGCGATTCGCGTTCGACTTCGGCCAGCGCACCAACGGCGTCGTCGTCACCGGTCCCGGTGGGTCGATCGCTTTCGGCTTGACTGATGCACCCGCCGCCGATTACGCGTCGGGACGTGTGGCGGTCAACTACCTGGCAGGTGTCGGCCTGACCGGATACGCGCCGACGAACTCGGAAAGCGGCTGCTGACGGCCGCGCCTGGTGGGCGGGTGTGCCCTGCGCCGTCCCAACGGTCTCGATCGAGCTCGTCGCATAGGCCATTCCGGTTGAGTTTGCCGCGCCCGAGCGCACATCACCCTTCACAAGTCGCCGTCGGCTTGCGGGAACACCGTGAGCGTGCACGCTTTGCGAGCGACACAACAACTTGGTGCTCACGCACGTCAGCCATGTCCGCTCCGGTTCCATACCCGTGCGCAACCGCAGCCTCAATCACGTCGGCCATGTTCAGCGAAACCTTGGTGATGTCCTTGAACGTTCGGCCAGTCTGGTTAGCTGTGGCCTCCACCTTGTCCAGAAGGTCATGAAGGCGCGCTCGTTCACGATCAACCGCCATTCCGGATCGTCGCGTCAGACGAGCTCCCCAGCGACGGGTAGGAGCTTCCGCTCCTGGTTTACGTCGTCGATGACGATGTCCAAGGGCATGAGCTGTCCGAGGTTTAGGTAACGGCCTCGTTGTGCCAGTCGACACTCAACTGAGGGTTGCCAACCGCGGACGAGGTGCTTCATGAGCGTCCGGAACGAGCTTGACGTCGAGGCCAAGGTGCTTGCAGCCCTGGAGGACGTCACCATCATCAACGAGGCAGGTCACATTTTGGCCGCCCCTTCATGACTGCCTACCAGTTGGCGATCAAACTCGATCGTGCGCACCCCGAGGTGAAGGAAGCCCTGGGGTGGCACATTGGGGGTGTCGGGAATGGCAACAGCTTGGCGCAGTACCTCGCGAACCAGCTTTCGAAGCGAATCAAAAGTGAAGGTGACACTTGCCGAGTCGAAAGGGGCGTTCCTGTCCACGATGCTGTGACTGCCCTCCTTCATTTTGGAGCTGAGGGCCAAGAGATCAGGAGCAGCCTCACGGGTACAGGGGTCGACCTCTCCTTATACAGAAGGAGCGCACCTACCAGCAACTTCTCTGTTGGCTAGTCGATCGACAACGCCTGCGTGGCGGCACTCGAACGCCTGGGCATGTTGCTACTGTCGGCCAGCCGCACTCCCGACTCCATGCGAGGCATTTTTCTATGGCGCAAAAGGTTTTTGTTCAGCTCGTCGACGATCTGGACGGCACCGAGGGAGAGGACATCGAGACGGTGCAATTTGGTCTCGACGGCGTCACCTACGAGATCGACCTCGGCCAGAAGAACGGCGCGAAGCTTCGGGACGCCTTGGCCGACGTCGTGGCGAGTGCCCGGCGTACTGGTGGACGTGCGAGGCGGGGCAGTGTTGTGACGAGCATCGGCACCAAGCCCCCAGCAGCTGGCCACACCAAGGAACAGTCCAGGGCGATCCGCGAGTGGGCCAAGAGCAACGGGCATGAGTTGGCCGACCGCGGTCGCATCCCGGCGGGGGTCGCCAAGGCGTTCGAGCTTGCGCACAACTGACTGGATTCAGAGTTCAGCGCGCGTCGTGTCGGAAGCGACGCGCGCTGAACTCCTCTGTAGCGGTACCCAATGCTGCCTAGTGTTGTGTCCCGGAAGGGTGACCCTGTGCTCGCCGAAGATGTCATCCGCGCAGGTCAAGTAGCATGTCAGTACCCCGTTCAGGGCGTTACTCTGTTGTTGTCGTCGGTGGATGTCGAGCTGCTTGAGCAGCCCGCCCTGGATCTGGCGGTAGTCCCATCCAGTGTTCTCCGATGCCATCGGCATGATCAACGCCATGGCCGTGTCACTGACCGGTGCTTGCACAGCAGCCGGGGGAGTCGGCACACGAGGGCGGAGATGACCAGTCCCACTCGGTATGGAGGCAACGAGGGCAGCACGTCGCCGGCTGAACGCCGGATGATGGGCAGGTCAGACCAAGGGGCTTGGTCTGGGCGTCTCAGGCGTTTGACGAAATCGTGTACAGGCCGAGGATACCGAACTTGCTGGAAACGCCTGCGCTCCTGGCTGGTTCGGGTTGAACTCATTGCCTTGTGGGCATGGGCGAGATCTGACCTCACCCACTCGCCGCTGTCGCGAGGAGGTGAGCAACGAGATCATCGGTCAGGTGAGGTCGACCAACTGGGTTCTGGGAAGCGTCGAAGGCAACGTCACACAGGTCGGTGTCGTGCACGGCGACATCCACATGACGGCCAAACGACGTGTCAGGTCTGCCTACCTCGAACAAGTACGGGCTCTGGCTCCCGGCAACCTCGAAGGGCGGGAACTGGAACTCGCGGCCTTGACCGCCTTCTGCACCTCCGAGTCGACGGAGGGCGGGTACCTCTGGCTACGGGCCGACGCGTGGTCGGGCAAATCGGCGTTGCTCTCCTGGTTCGTCCTGAATCCACCGCCTCTGGTGCGACTGGTGTCGTTCTTCGTGACGTCCGGGCTACCTGACCAGAACAACCGTCGTAGTTACGTGGAGAACGTGTTTGATCAACTCCTCGACCTCGCGGAGGGGCCTTCGTACACCGACCTCACCGCTGCCAGTCGGGAGAAACACTACCGGTCGCTTCTCGCCACCGCCGCCGAGAAGTCCCGCCAACGCGGCGAGTACTTCACGCTGGTGGTGGACGGCTTGGACGAGGACCGGGGAACCGATGGCTCTCCCGATGCGTACAGCATCGCAGGCCTGCTCCCCGCTGCCGGTATTCGTGTGATTGTTGCCAGTCGCACGGGAGTGGATCTCCCGGAAGAGGTGCTGGCAGCCCATCCGTTGTACAGATCAGCGGTAGTCGAGTACCTGTCCCCGTCAACGAAGGCTGGAGCCGTGCGCGACACGATGATCAGGGACCTGAAACGGCTCCTCAGAGGCACGCCGGTCCAGCAAGACCTGCTCGGCTTCATCACGGTAACCGGCGGTGGATTGTCCGCGGAGGACCTCGCCGAACTGGCAGGAACCTCATCCTGGCAGGTGAAAGACGACCTCCAGACCGCAGCAGGGCGCAGCTTCATCCGGCGACCCGGTACCCCTCCGGTATACGTCCTGGCGCACGACGACCTCCTCAACCTCGCAGGCGACATGCTCGGCCCCCGCCTGAAGACCTACTGCCAACGTCTTCACATCTGGGCCGACAGTTACCGCGAACGAGAGTGGCCGACGAACACTCCGCGTTACCTGCTGAACGGCTACGGTGCGACTTTGACATCGATCGGCGACGTTCCCCGCCTTCTCGAGTACGTCACCGACCCTCTCAGGCACGAGCTCATGTCGGCCTTGACCGGACACGACCACGTCGCCTTGGACGAGATCAAAGCGGCCCAAGGACTTCTGCTGAGCCAGGCAGAGCCCGATCTGGTGGCGTTGGCCAGACTCGCCGTGCACCGCGCAAGTCTGTACGTGCGCAACCAGTGGATCCCGCCCCACCTTCCGGAGGCGTGGGTGCAGGTTGGTCAATTCGACAAGGCCGAGGCCCTCCTGTCCGGGATCGGTGACCTCGTCGTACGCAGCAGGGAGTTGAGGTCCACAGGGGAGGCCCTCCACGAAGCAGGTGAGCAGCGGCGCGCCGGCGTCCTGCTGGACGAAGCCGAGGCCTTGGCTTCCTCCTACAACCAGTACTGGGGCACGTGGCCGCACAGCACACTGGCCGAAGTCGCCATGCGGATCGGAGACCACGAAAGAGCCAGACGTGCCGTGAACGCGATTAAGCTCCAAGCCGATCGTGCCAAGACGTGTGCGTCACTCGCACGAATCGCACTCGACAAAGAGGGGCACGAAGAAGCCGACCGCTGGTATCTCGAAGCTGAGGAGGCATTCAACGAAGAAGACCCTCACGTCGATCTCACCGTCCTCGCCGAGATCACGGCAGCGGCAACAGCGCTGGGGCGCTCCTCAAGAGCGGCAGCGCTCGTCGAGCGCATACTCGGTGACGCTCCGTTGGTTGAATTCGACTTCCCTGGCCTGCCAAGTGACCCGACGTCCGTCAGGACCGTGCCGGAAAAGGACAAGTCCACGGCCGCTGACACACTTGCTGCCGTCGGGCTTGCAGAGGTGGCATGTTCTGTCGCAGCCAAGATCAGCGATGTCGACAGCCGCGAGGACTGCCTGGTTGTCATCACCAGGATCATCGCACAACAGAACCTTGACGAGGCCGAGCAATTGGCGAGGTCCGCGAGCGACGTCAGCTACCGCTCCTCTCGACTTGCCGCTGTTGCGGTCGCCGCGGGCAGGAAAGACGACCAGTCCCGCGCCACCCGGTTGCTCGTTGAGATCGACGACATGCTCCACGGACATTCTCTGGACCAGTGGCCGAGATTCGCGATAATGGCTACCGCTGTTGCCCTAGCGGACTCAGGAGCTATCGAACGTGCCGAGTCAATGGTCCACTCGGAGATGTTGCCCTCAGAACATACGGCAGGTGCGTTGTCGGTCGCGGTCGCCCTGATTCGCCGGAACGAGGTCGGGCGGGCGTCACGCATTGTCGCGTCGACCGAGAAGGCGTCCCGACTCGCCGCGGCACAGGTCGATGAAAGACGCCTGCTCCGATGGGTGGGGGTACTGGCCGATTTCGGAGAGTTCGACCGCGCCGAGCAGTTGGTTCGTTCGTTCCCGACCGACGTAGTGCGGTCGACGGGGTTGGCGACGATCACTGAGAGGGCTGTTATCAGGGGGGCTCTTGATCGTGCCCAACGAACGTTTCCCACGATCGACGATGCACGGTTGCAACGGCGGCCGCTTCTGGAATTGACCCGCGCACTGCTCGCGCAGGGAGAACAACAACGGGCTGTGGAACTCGCGATGTCGACCACGGCGCCCGCACATCGCGCTGCCGCTCTCACCTTCATCGCGGCCACGAGCAGAACTCCGAAGCTGCTGGACGACGTCATGGCAATCGCGGATGAGGTAGCTGGCACCTCCACGCAAGGAGTAATCCTTTTGCCCGCGCTTCGAGCTGCAGCTGATCTGGGCGACCGCGCTCGCGCAACAGTTCTGTGGCAACGGATACAAGCCGTTGTCGAGCATGCCAAACGACAACCGTTGGAGACCGATGAGCCGCTCAGGCACCTGCATTTACCTTCAAGGTTGCGCACATTAACCGAAATCTCGGACCTGGTCGACGGTCGATCGCGGTTCTCGGCGGCCGATGAAATACCGGATTTGGGTTTGTACGGGCCAGAATCCTTTTGGCATCGTGACAAACATCCGTCAAAGTGGGTGCAGCTGGCGCACGATCTCGCGACGCACGACTGGTTTGACCTAGTCGACGACTTAGTTGAGGTCGAACAGGCGACTTTCCAGGCGATCATGTCGGAACTAGATCGGCTTGGTCGTCGAGGGGTACTCCATCCGCGTGCCTTCCGGTAAGTGATCCATCTCGCCGCGCGCTTCGGCTCGACACCGGCGTCGACGACGACGCGGCCGGAGGGGATCCGGCGTGGTTGTCGGCCTACGACGCGCTGGATCTGGCGGCCGAGTTGGCGCACGTGCGGCAGATGGTGCGCGGCAGGGCCACCAACCTCAATCAGCTTGCGTGGGCCGCCAACAGCGGCTACGCCCCGGCCGTCGATGGGCTTGCGGTCGCCGTGCGCCGCGATGAGCGGGCGATGGCCAGGTTCGACGCGTGGCTGGATCTGCTGGACCCGCGCCGCTTGGTGCACCGCGCGCCGCCGCGTCAGTCAGGCCGGGATGCTGCCCAAGCTGCTGCCGCGCTACCACGGGCTGGCGGGCACCTTCACCTACCTGTTCGTGCCGAGCGCGCGAGCACATCGATCTGCACATGGTGGCCGTGTAGAACAGCACGGTGCCGGTGTTCGACGACACCGTGCGGCCCGGCGCGGTGGAGTGCCGCGAGCTGATACGCCGCCTGGACGCGCCCGCGTCGGCTGCGCGATAAGCAAATCCAGGCCGGTCATGTGCTGCACGTACCCATCTCCGTGCACGCCGAGGATGAGCTGCTCGGCGACACGGTGTGGCGCGGGTTCGGCGAGGAGTTCGTCGTCCGGCTCGGCCTGGACCGGTGCCGGTGGGTAGCCGTGCACCACGGCACCTCCGCTACGGGAAACGACCACATCCACCTGGTGGTGTGTTTGGTCGGCGAGGACGGTCGGGTCGCCCGCCTGGACCACAGCAAGCGCAAGGCCCGCGCCTGGGCGTTGGAGGTCGAGCGGCGGCTGGACCTGGTGCGCACCGGGCAGGCGGGCACGGGCACCCGCGAGCTCACTTGCACCGAACACGAACGCGCGCAGCGCACCGGTGTCAAACCTAACGGCGCAGCCTAGAACGGCGGGTGAGGGCTGCGGCCGCCGGGTCGACCAGGTCGGGGGGAGTTCGTCGACGTCCTCGCCCGCGATGGGTGCGGGTAGCGTCGCTGACCGACGGCGACCCCGATGGGCAGAGGGTGACCGGCTACCGGGTTGTCCTAGCCGAGGAGCAGGTGCTCGACACCAGCCCGGCTCTGCAGTGGGCGCCGGGCAGTTGGCCCGTGACCTTACGCTGTCCGAGCTGGTCGACTGGTGGCGCGAGGTCCAGGAGGTCCTTGCCAGCGACGCGGGGCTCGACTGGACGGAGAGGGCTGTCGACGTCGGCGATCCGCGGCGTGGGCGCCGGGTTCGACCAGGCCGACGCGGGGCGGCGACGCGCGGTGGACGATGACCCGACGGCATGTAATCACTGCGGCCGGGCTACTGGGCCGCCTCGACCTCGACGACCCGGTTCACCGGCACGCGGCCGTGGAGCAGGCCGCGCAGTTCACCGCGGTGCTCGCGCTGCGCTGGCCCGCCGATCGGGCCGATGGACATCAGCGGCACGTGGCCGACGCGGTGTGCCGCGCGGCCGACGATCTCGCGGCCGCGACCCGACTGTGGCGTCCCTCGCCGGCGCGCCGCTCGCAGCGACCCCGGCCGCTATTGCCGGTCCTGGCCACGCTCGCGCTGCACCTGGCGCGCACCGGCGACACCGAACCCGTGCTCGCCCTGCTGGTCTTGGCCGTACTCGCGGTGCTGGTCATCGCGTTGGCCGACCATGTCACCGGGACCGGGCGACCCGCGCCCGTGCGCGGCGAACCCGGCGCGCACCTGCGCGCGGCCGCCGACCACCTGCGCCCCTACCAGCGCCGCACCACAACCACCCCGACCGCCTCGACAACCACGTCGAAGAACCCGGCGGCGCAGGTGGTCGACGTCG
This window contains:
- a CDS encoding helix-turn-helix transcriptional regulator, with the translated sequence MKSSVDLYASMPLPLRGIDSSRLVARRVESGLTREELAERVGVSARMIFFYEEGRHTPTPSRLERLAAALDCEAEVLTGAVRGQETLVDLRYAAGLTLERVTELLRASPAGRELCVSASKISALENGRPVRGRHWQKPEVTGRLVAPLAKAYRVPVRMIMDAWMRTRPGEQAPILATQRKPEASGKALATWESLNERQQVYLGEIMREDRMRETEMWMRRVQRLPSQKAAQWRALPLTLQAPPSVVGYTRLQERLRRHDVHDPGTGPTVHALERRGLVAITEDSVEHPAVGTIGRVLVEITRRGRSAARAGLGEPRDPGPAAHLLSEWLWGVVARVAAAEPAGLEDDRLAGRSLFFIGVGYRGKAGGRPSRGLVDSVPVMAPGGTHVAEYRWRLTRLGRRHVAEYLPIYRELYSHIATAGLDDIADGKP
- a CDS encoding Uma2 family endonuclease, which gives rise to MSGSLDQVEGCARLMTTARRLDNYTLADWESLDPQEGHRVELVDGRFVVNAAPAWKHQRVADRLCRLLDDAVFADGMEAATAVGVRVRDGLGYVPDIVVSTERVETATVSADTIALAVEVVSPSTKKTDRLEKPAAYAGAGVPRYWRIEINDAHVTVYCYRLDGQTYVEDVVLDTGATGTVAVTGTASITFDPADLNGVRKR
- a CDS encoding relaxase/mobilization nuclease domain-containing protein, which codes for MLHVPISVHAEDELLGDTVWRGFGEEFVVRLGLDRCRWVAVHHGTSATGNDHIHLVVCLVGEDGRVARLDHSKRKARAWALEVERRLDLVRTGQAGTGTRELTCTEHERAQRTGVKPNGAA
- a CDS encoding alpha/beta fold hydrolase is translated as MLLIAVGPTPVVIAEAEECESPQTVVVPKGGWSAARRPVVLVHGWIGGPMTTVAHNLEGTRIGDEISTFTFDYGRLSAHWVSDIGIAACLAAYVNTVSKQYGSAGAGGDGKVVVVAHSMGGLAVRYATDPILVTDPVKAGVLAHIVMIGTPHLGSPLGGTPLAWALEQKFLLDDRTHVAPLPAMSAARCLAPHDKGAALPAGCDLRPPYLPPYLPTGVPLTQVAGDVTVDRKLFGHTLYSVPLFTDGSVPVISAHGYQTSGERGVEPANQSERQYRTDACRIDFDLLTPATIGVGVGTTVLFDYLTLAAVKLGVPTPEVLALWLAAGVFATCGHNNLPADPPVLELIADAVESVPVADPHEVRFDGIGAYTLALTGKDLLAEGFVDRGNLYGGSACVSYVKDGQAIRFSVEPATGRVLAIKAGGDRALHTRIGGIHVGSTLAEVRAAFRGSTFDERFAFDFGQRTNGVVVTGPGGSIAFGLTDAPAADYASGRVAVNYLAGVGLTGYAPTNSESGC
- a CDS encoding Lsr2 family protein, which codes for MAQKVFVQLVDDLDGTEGEDIETVQFGLDGVTYEIDLGQKNGAKLRDALADVVASARRTGGRARRGSVVTSIGTKPPAAGHTKEQSRAIREWAKSNGHELADRGRIPAGVAKAFELAHN